TGTCTCCTGCCACCGGGCTGACTGCAGTCCGCGCAGGGCGTCCTGGAAGGGGGCAGGGGGCTCGGAGACGAGCCAGTCCATCAGCACCAGGTGGGGGACGCGCGCCGCGCCCAGCTGCCGTCGCAGCTCCACCGCCCACCAGCCCGCGTGGGACAGCGCCACGGGCACCACCTGCTCGGCGCCGCTGGCCTCCACCACGGCGAGCAGGTCCTCGAGCACGGTGCCGCTGTCGAAGTCCGTGTCGCCACCCTCGGACGTGCCATGGCCCCGCAGGTCCACCGACAGCACCCGGTGGCGCGAGGCGCAGCGGGCCACGACGTCCCGGAAGCCGGCCCGGGTGGTGCACCAGCCGGGGATGAAGAGCAGCGCGGGCCCGCCGCGACCCACGTCGTCATAGCGGATGCGAGCACCGCCGCTGGAGCGCACCTCGGGCATGTTCTTCCCCTTCGTGGAACGGTTGCTCCACGAGAGGTGCGCAGGCCCGGTCCTCGCGGCAGCAGGCAGGCAGGGGAGGGGGTGGCTGCCTGGAGACGTCAGTACGTCAGCAGCGCCGTCACCTTGTCGCGGCCCAGCCGGTTGGGGCCCTCGAGGAAGTCCAGGCTGATGAGGA
Above is a window of Pyxidicoccus xibeiensis DNA encoding:
- a CDS encoding alpha/beta fold hydrolase: MPEVRSSGGARIRYDDVGRGGPALLFIPGWCTTRAGFRDVVARCASRHRVLSVDLRGHGTSEGGDTDFDSGTVLEDLLAVVEASGAEQVVPVALSHAGWWAVELRRQLGAARVPHLVLMDWLVSEPPAPFQDALRGLQSARWQETRDALLGMWLADVDDENVIRFAREVMGGFGEAMWARAAREISAAYAREGSPLRALATLEPASPTLHLYSQPESHDYLAAQVAFGMEHPWFHVLKLPAISHFPMLEVPDLVGVGIEALVSGRETAVNASV